In a genomic window of Bacillota bacterium:
- a CDS encoding DUF3311 domain-containing protein: MKPRVLLLGIIAVLFATVLFPPVFGLFNRVEPWILGMPFLQFWLLVVTFGSCIALTILWRSEEGR; the protein is encoded by the coding sequence GTGAAACCGCGAGTCCTTCTTCTGGGCATCATCGCAGTGCTGTTTGCGACAGTATTGTTTCCACCGGTTTTTGGCCTGTTCAACCGGGTGGAACCCTGGATCCTGGGAATGCCTTTCCTTCAGTTCTGGCTCCTGGTAGTGACCTTCGGCTCGTGCATTGCCCTGACCATTCTGTGGAGGAGCGAAGAAGGGAGGTAG